ATCTGCGCGGCCTGCTGGAAGTCTCCAACCACTGCGTCCGCCGCTGCGCTTACTGCGGGATCAGCGCGCTGGTGCCCGGCGTGTCGCGCTACCGCATGTCAGAAGAGGAGATGCTGGCCGGCGCGCACCGAGCCCGCCGGCTGGGCTACGGAACGCTGGTCATGCAGTCCGGCGAGGACTACGCCGTCGAACGCGACCGGCTGAGCAGGGTCATCCGGCAGATCAAGGCGGAGACAAGGCTGGCCGTCACGCTGAGCCTCGGCGAGCGCCCGCAGGACGACCTGGCCGCCTGGCGCGAGGCCGGCGCCGACCGCTACCTCCTGCGGTTCGAGACCTCGGACCGCAGCCTGTATGAACTCCTGCATCCGCCCCACGCCGGGATCGTCTCGGACCGCATCGACATCCTCCGTCGCCTCCAGCGCCTGGGCTACGAGATCGGCGGTGGCGTGATGGTCGGCATCCCGGGGCAGACCCATCGGAGCCTGGCCCGGGACATCGCCATCTTCCGCGAGATGGACATGGACATGGTCGGCGTGGGACCCTACGTCGCCCACCCGGCCACGCCCCTCGGGTCCGGTGCCGTCCGCCCGCCCGACGTCGGCGCCGA
This window of the Candidatus Brocadiaceae bacterium genome carries:
- the hydE gene encoding [FeFe] hydrogenase H-cluster radical SAM maturase HydE; protein product: MGEDDILQWLREDDEARLEDLWRAADGVRAACVGDEVHLRGLLEVSNHCVRRCAYCGISALVPGVSRYRMSEEEMLAGAHRARRLGYGTLVMQSGEDYAVERDRLSRVIRQIKAETRLAVTLSLGERPQDDLAAWREAGADRYLLRFETSDRSLYELLHPPHAGIVSDRIDILRRLQRLGYEIGGGVMVGIPGQTHRSLARDIAIFREMDMDMVGVGPYVAHPATPLGSGAVRPPDVGAEQAPCTDQMTCKVVALTRLVCPEANIPSTTALGTVAGEDGRALALRRGANVVMPNVTPPAYRAAYSIYPGKDTSVETADAWQERWGERLARMGRTVGTGPGHRRRRFYPDRKM